Proteins encoded together in one Ogataea parapolymorpha DL-1 chromosome III, whole genome shotgun sequence window:
- a CDS encoding Tryptophan--tRNA ligase, cytoplasmic, with the protein MSGLVESTENLKIESAEQKITPWEVEGAVVDGQAVGIDYEKLIKQFGTKPITKETLERFEQVTGYEPHHYLKKGLFFSERDFSRILDLYEHGEPFFLYTGRGPSSDSMHLGHMIPFTFTKWLQDVFDVPLIIELTDDEKFLFKQKLTIEDVKKFAKENAKDIISVGFKPENTFIFSDLEYMNSAFYETVVRVSRQITTSTAKAVFGFQDSDCIGKLHFASVQIATAFPSSFPDVLGLPPKTPCLIPCAIDQDPYFRVCRDVADKLKFSKPSLVHSRFFPALQGPTTKMSASDENSAIFMTDTPKQIQKKVNKYAFSGGKVSVEEHRKYGGNPDVDVAYQYLSYFNENEELLAKVAEQYRSGELLSGEMKKLCIETLQQYVKEFQERRAKVDDEVLQSFMKPHKLVFGTKERRVPAKERQKKK; encoded by the coding sequence ATGAGTGGGCTTGTCGAGAGCACCGAAAATTTGAAGATTGAGTCTGCTGAGCAGAAGATCACTCCATGGGAGGTTGAAGGAGCCGTTGTCGATGGCCAGGCTGTGGGGATCGATTACGAGAAACTGATCAAACAGTTCGGAACCAAGCCGATCACCAAGGAGACGTTGGAGAGATTTGAGCAGGTAACCGGCTATGAGCCTCATCACTACTTGAAAAAAGGCCTGTTTTTCTCTGAGAGAGATTTCAGCAGAATCTTGGACTTATACGAGCACGGCGAGCCGTTCTTTTTGTACACTGGTCGTGGTCCTTCGTCAGATTCGATGCATCTGGGTCACATGATTCCGTTCACGTTCACCAAGTGGTTGCAGGACGTTTTCGATGTGCCGTTGATCATCGAGCTGacggacgacgagaagtttCTGTTTAAGCAGAAGCTGACCATTGAGGATGtcaagaagtttgccaaagagAATGCCAAGGACATTATCTCTGTGGGCTTTaagccagaaaacacaTTCATTTTCTCCGACCTTGAGTATATGAACTCTGCGTTCTACGAAACGGTGGTTCGTGTCTCGAGACAGATCACCACATCGACGGCCAAGGCTGTTTTTGGATTCCAGGACTCCGACTGTATTGGTAAGCTACATTTTGCCTCTGTTCAGATCGCCACTGCCTTCCCTTCATCTTTCCCTGATGTGCTTGGGCTGCCTCCGAAAACGCCATGTTTGATTCCGTGCGCCATTGACCAGGACCCATACTTTAGAGTTTGCAGAGACGTTGCGGACAAGCTCAAATTTAGCAAGCCGTCCTTGGTCCACTCGCGGTTCTTCCCTGCTCTGCAAGGTCCTACAACCAAGATGAGTGCCTCTGACGAAAATAGTGCCATTTTCATGACGGATACTCCTAAacagatccagaagaaggtCAACAAATACGCTTTCAGCGGTGGCAAGGTGAGCGTCGAGGAGCACAGAAAGTACGGAGGAAACCCAGATGTTGATGTCGCTTACCAATACCTGTCCTACTTCAACGAGAATGAAGAACTGCTTGCCAAGGTTGCTGAGCAATATCGTTCTGGTGAGCTTTTGTCAGGCgagatgaagaagctgTGCATAGAGACGTTGCAGCAATATGTGAAGGAATTCCAGGAAAGGCGCGCAAAggtggacgacgaggtgctaCAGTCGTTTATGAAGCCTCACAAGCTGGTCTTTGGAACCAAGGAAAGACGCGTTCCTGCTAAggagagacagaagaagaaatag
- a CDS encoding putative transporter produces the protein MSESLRGPTQSLNSLEPLLVEPQKNQRQPRGSFGASQDIRSMRSMHQYSFSYVKIVFVVALFITSLIAFVTQTETTAYLYNELKFGEPILLLLITHGSWWILWPLQFTGIATYKTFRRYLRHKHGYQDANGKHWKGIRRAFASSVKTQHKNIFHSAELTIRANQKGYEKEFGPHSFKRFSQFFKSQAIKYIFKSTLALSVILNAAGITWYISMGMSTGSDVTAIYNCSAFTAYMFAIPILGEKFSLIKLGSVVLAIAGVMVVAYSGKDQDAGNYPHRLQGDIIILIGAILYGLYEVMYKKKCCPPSSEVSARRQATFSNFTMCLIGISTIIVVIVPVAIVQLLGWHRFEFPASKAQWLYIFLSTISNLIFSVSFLALMALTSPVFSSVASLVTILLVGVVEWLLWGIEISFPQMLGYLLVVGGFGLLTYASWNEISEEDTADELIDTDTESVMSTS, from the coding sequence ATGTCGGAATCTTTACGAGGCCCCACTCAGTCCCTCAACTCCCTCGAGCCTCTGCTCGTGGAACCTCAAAAAAACCAGAGACAGCCCCGTGGTAGCTTTGGTGCATCGCAAGATATTCGCAGCATGCGCAGCATGCACCAGTACTCGTTTTCGTATGTGAAAATTGTGTTTGTGGTCGCGCTTTTTATCACCTCGTTGATCGCGTTCGTGACGCAGACAGAAACCACCGCTTATTTAtacaacgagctgaaaTTCGGAGAACCGATCTTGCTGTTGCTTATAACACATGGGTCCTGGTGGATCCTGTGGCCCCTACAATTTACAGGCATCGCCACATATAAGACATTCAGACGGTATTTGCGTCATAAACACGGCTACCAAGACGCCAACGGTAAGCATTGGAAAGGCATTAGACGCGCCTTTGCTAGCTCTGTGAAGACCCAGCACAAGAACATTTTTCACAGCGCAGAGCTGACAATCAGGGCCAACCAAAAGGGATACGAAAAGGAGTTCGGACCTCATAGTTTCAAGCGATTCTCACAGTTCTTCAAGAGCCAGGCTATAAAGTATATTTTCAAATCTACCTTGGCCCTCTCTGTCATCTTAAACGCGGCGGGAATTACTTGGTACATTTCTATGGGGATGTCCACCGGTTCAGACGTGACTGCCATTTACAACTGCAGCGCTTTCACAGCGTACATGTTTGCCATACCTATCTTAGGAGAAAAATTCTCTCTCATAAAGCTGGGCTCGGTGGTGCTGGCCATTGCCGGAGTCATGGTTGTTGCATATTCGGGGAAGGACCAGGATGCCGGAAACTACCCACATAGACTCCAGGGAGACATCATAATTCTTATTGGCGCCATTCTCTACGGCCTGTACGAGGTTAtgtacaagaagaaatGCTGTCCTCCGTCTAGCGAGGTCAGCGCCAGAAGACAGGCCACCTTCTCAAACTTTACAATGTGCCTCATAGGAATCAGCACCATCATAGTGGTCATTGTTCCAGTCGCCATAGTGCAGCTTCTGGGATGGCACAGGTTCGAGTTCCCTGCCTCAAAAGCCCAATGGTTGTACATTTTCCTGTCGACCATCTCGAATCTCATTTTCAGCGTCTCATTTCTTGCACTTATGGCGCTGACATCGCCGGTGTTCTCATCGGTTGCGTCTCTGGTTACCATCCTGCTCGTTGGAGTAGTGGAGTGGCTCCTCTGGGGAATCGAAATCAGTTTTCCGCAGATGCTGGGTTACCTGCTTGTGGTGGGCGGATTCGGACTGCTTACGTATGCATCATGGAACGAGATCAGTGAAGAGGACACCGCTGACGAGCTCATCGACACGGACACCGAGTCTGTGATGAGTACTAGCTGA